The window AACCCGGTTATATTTAGAGGATCACAATGCCTAATCTCCTCTGTAACGACAGATTTGTCTCACAAACCATGTGGCCAGTGAACCGATGTTATGTCCATCTAACTCTTGACCCCTCCGTTAAAGATGGACTCACTGAGAGTTTGcaccacagagagagaaacagcagaATTCCTATTGAAGCAGTAAgagtgcacttagtttttcacaggactgcataacTGTAGAGAAGTatacaaaaagaacaattaCTCAGTTATTGATATGATTTTAAGTATTGACCATATTGATTTTAGTAAATTTACTGACAGTTATCATCAATACAGAGAGATCTCCAGTTCCTGGACTTAGATAGTCTTTTCCACTTTGCTATTTATTatggaaataataaataatattatgGAAATAATGAATACCAGTACAACAGTGTGTTCAAGCACAGCCCACTGAGAAACTGCACCGTCTCTCGTTCCTGCTATTAACCACGCAAAATGTTTAACGAatgaaaaaagcttttatttgcatgtttttcttcaaatgatggtttgtcttttttctccACAGCAGACGTAAAAACAGATGACAGAGCCAAAATGAGTGTGGCAGCCAAGATGTCTCTATTTAAAGTAAGTTAGCGTCAGTCTTTGCATTGAAACAGGGTCTTTACTGCTGCTGGTTACCTGCTTACCTGCTTGGACAGAATAAATGCAATCACTATACAGtattaaattaaagaaatataCTGAGCAGCTAAAGAGAAACCTCTATCATCGACTGTCGCCTCAGCTGCTCATCTTACAGTCTGAGTGCTGAGCATGCAGAACATTACCTGGTCCTGCTGAAGGAATATGGATGGTCAAACAGGTGCTCTCCTTGGATCCGCTGTTTGGTTTGATACTACAGCGTTTTATTTAGTGCTTATTAAAGGAAAGGCTACATTTATAATGTGGCAGTCTAAACCTGAAGCTCTTTAAGTTCTAGTCTCATACAGAAGATGAATTtcattgtggattttttttttttttttattattccaacATTTCAGTTCAGGCACACTTAACAGCACTAAGGCATCAGGTGAAAATGTGCCAGACACTGTATTACCAttaacaaccacagcagctgtggtaTAATTAGCCTGCTGCTCTGTAGAGGCAAGAGGGGGAGGTAACTGAAGCCAGCAGGTCTCTTGTTACACTGTGACCTGCAGCATGTAGCAAGTAGCCAAGATGCTGCACCTTAGAGCTCACTGCTTTATTCACCAGCCATCCGACCCgccttccctccctccatctGTTTTTTACAAATGGAACAGGGGACATTTTGAGGGGACTTTTTACTTCCCTTTTTTGTGGTCTCCATTATttattcagcaggtggaggctGTTGATTGAGGCTGCTATTTGACCTGAGTGTTATTGTCCACCTGCATCAAAGACTGTGTTCAAACatatgtttgtttgatttttatatatCAGTGTCTTCCCTGCATCCTTCTCTTTAGGAGCTGGAGAAGTCTTCTGCCCCTGAGGCCTCGGCCTTCCTCAAGCCTCGCTCAAGCAGCGTCTCTCATGAACGCAGGAACCGGCGTGGCAATGACCACCGCTTTCTTACACAGCCAATCACCTGCGAAGAAATGGTAGCAATCAGGTAGGAGAGATGTAGTGTTACCAAACCAAAATTACATAATTATTAGGGGGGAGgggatgccccccccccaacaagtTACTTCATGACACTACAGCTTCGTTATGGCTCGCAGAGGCAAcacagcttatttatttatttttacaaaaaaaatataccaTATATATACCACCACCACATGGTTGAAACAGTCAGGAATCATATTTCCTGGCCTTTCTGTTTAGTGAAACCAGGCACAAAGAatttatttcaattcaatttatttatatagtgccaaatcacaacaaacagttgcctcaaggcgcaaAGTGCTTTTAACGTGTCACATCAGTTTGAGGCCAATCAAGAATCATTGATTGGCTTGTTGGCGGGAGGGGCGGGACAGCCCTAATCTTTGCTGTTATGGATTTCTCTCATAGATTTCTGTTCAGGATTGTTTGAGTGCCATGTCCCGCTGTGCTGTAGCTCATTGTGAGGGGTCACAAATGGATGGTTTTAGGTGATGACACAATTGGAAACCATATTGGAGTCACTCCTAGTTTGTTACTCAAACAGAATTAATGTTACATTCAGAGGGGGCTATTTTCAGTTACACATTTGGTGCTGTAGGgagtagcagcagcaggacaatgTCTGTCAGACTGACTAaaaatagtgtgtgtgtatgtgttcatGGGAATGAAGAAACATGGCACCCACTGTTTTCTCCACAGTGAGATCtgtaacacaaataaaaatttgatCACACATGAATTcttattttgatgttttgcgTCACGATGTTCCACTTCAGCGCTCCCAAACCTTCACCTCCGGTCGAGGTCCACTCTGTGCAGGCCGAGGCAGAGGACGGCGATGAGAGCTGCAAGCTGAGCATGAGTGAGAAGCTGGCCCTCTTCAACAAACTGTCCCTGCCTGGGAGGGAGGGGGCTGGGCCTGCTGACGGGCCCCCAGAGAGACGAAGACAAAAGGGGGCTCGGTACCGCACGCAGcccatcactgtggaggaggtCAGTCTGGTGAgtagaaagaaaacaataaagggGAATTTTCAAAGACCAGAAAAAGGACATTAGTGGTTATTAATTGCAAAGTTCATTTACTCTCTTTCTCCAATTCTTTGCTGTGCTCAAAgtaaatttaaaattgatctTATTTTGCTTCTTTCTAGCTTCAGAAAGGTCCTATTCAGCTTCCTGCCCTCGGTTTGTCCCCTCATCTAACTGACAGACAGCAGGCCTCGTCAGTCAACCTGAAACCCAGTGAGGTGCGTCTTTCACAGCCCAAACCAGACGCTGGTACTGGACTCGGAGAATCTGGCCGGACTCAGCAGGGCCCACAGCGCTATGACTCTGAACCAGGCTTAAAAGGAATCCTGAAGAAGAGCCGCTCTGCAGGCTCAGAGTGGAGCACGACAGAAGCCAGTCAGATAGATGCCCCACACAGCCACGAACAGAATGGTGGAAGCTTTAGAGAAGCAGTGACACATGGGAGCAAAGATGGAAGTGAGACGGAGGAAATTTCTGCAGCACCACGGAGAGACAGACGAGAGGCCTCGGGTGTGGAGGGAGGCTCTCTGACTGCTGCTCCCTGGAGGCAGAGGGCTCGAAACCGGAGGGAAACTATTGCCTGCACACCAATCAGAGCCTCGTCAGAACAGGATGCTCCTCAGCAGGAGGGTTCCTGCCAGACAAAGCATGAACTGAGCTTTTCCTCTGAGAAAAACAGCTTAGATATGAATGGAAGAGCCAAGTAAGTCATGTAAATAAAGTTACATGATCTGATATgaactgtaaatgtttttttatttcatacagTCAAGCTGTTGACATACAGGCTGCATACAGGACAAGTTTGCTGAAATCtttgaaatgtaaattattacTGTGACATCTGTAAATTAGATGCTAAAAATTATTTAGAGATTTCACCAAAAATATTAGCAGTTGTAGGCATTTTGTTGCTGTactttgatatattttataCTTCCTGCTCTGTGTAATGTGTTTAAAAGGCAAGAGGAAGAGCAAAAGAGCACGAGGAAGACGAATGAAGAAACCGCAGCTATAAAAGTTGTCCAGGTCACCGCAGTAGATCCTGAACTGCAGGAGACGACCAACCACAGCAGAAGCGAGGTAAAATACGTCTCCCTGTTAATGTCGAGGGTTTTCACGTCTTCAGTGTCCATCTTATTCAGCAGCTTCTCTGCACAAGGTTAACTAGCTAATGTGGGGGTTGCCAGCAGGCACACTTTTAGATTAAACTGTCACAAAGTTTCAAAGCAGTTTACATGCTTAAGGTGCTGGAAGTGTCAGATTAATGAGACTCCCCAATAATCCAGGTACTGACACGGTGTTTGTAAAAGTGTCTCCGGTGAGTTTGATAAATACCTGCAGCAGAAGGATCCCCAAAATAGAGTTGTTGTGCAACCGTAATGATTTGAATAATTAAGGATCAGTTGCTGAATGCTGAACTCAGTCACAGCTGTTGGGATATTTTTACTTTATCGTTATTGAGAATCTGGCCTGAGAAAATCTTATAAGAGCGTTGCATATTTTTTGCagtgtttctttatttctctaGAATAGAAGTGAGAAAATTCTTCTCTGCATCTTCGAGGTTGCTGGGTTCACGCTTCTGTCGAGGCAGAGGTTACATTTGTGGTTACATTTGGGTATTTGTCATACCACTGAAACCAGATACAGCCTCTCTTAGCTGCAGCCCTCTGGAATTGGTATGTGATAAATGTCCTGAGATCAGACTGGAGTTACTGAGCAATATATTGAGTCCAGTTAGTGTGTATACACTGAGATGGGTTTGACTGTCTTATTACATGATGCGGAATGTAAACACACTGATTATTTGGCTATTAAATGATCTCAGCTTCACCATGTTTACACTGTGTGGGTACTCATGTGTGGGACTTGTATATTAATTGTTGTCTTAGTTCCcttttatttctgtctctgGTTTAAATTTCTGGTAACACTTACTTTTGTTTTGAATTTCTCCCTGTTTTCTACAGTATCATGTGCAGGAAGAGTCAGAGAACCCTCATCTCGAGAATGACAGCCCACAGTGCTGGGTAAGAATCAAACTAACAAAGCcatcctccctcttctctattaTGAAACTGCAGCCCTTTTTAGATTTTGAATAGCTTTAAACATCTCCAGCCTAcccctcttctcttttctcccaGGAGCCAGTATTTGCCTCTGTCTATTCTATCAGTACGCCCCAATATATCATGTGTTTTAATCAGGTAATTGTGTGAGCCGGTGCATGgctgtttgatttgtttgagTGTTTTGTATGAAGTGAGAGTTTTGTGCCTCACAGATTCAGgtggatgtgtttttttttttgtttgttttttttaacagctgatGTGCCGATTCTGTCACCtgcagtgtgatttttttttttttttttttgtctgaaaattATGATCTCAGTTCACACTTTCCATTTAATTGTGTGGATGCCAGATGTTTATTTTGGTCATGAAAATTGCATCATTTCATATGTTTCTTTTtgtgcatgtctttttttttttgtatcggATTTGACTCTAATGTAGAGAAGAATATGCGCATTGTGCAAACTGCAGAGTTAATGCGTTATAATTTGATTTGACTCCCCAAAGTCATACACACCTACTATGCAATCCACTCTCAGTGccttacaatacaaaactgAACTCTCCTGTATTTTGTTTTCACCTCCAGACCAACCTGTCCTTTGAGGCACAAGAAGTGTCCTCTCCTACAAATAATCAGCCTCAGCCTCAGTGGAGACATAAGGTGACACAgactttttgtatgtgtgtgcgtgtgtgtgtgtagagaagCTCATCTGTATCCTAACAGGTGTGTTTCTCTGGCTGTATAGGCTAAAGGAGTTGAACTTCAGATGACTGAAGTCggagaaatgaaaacacagcaggaaagcAAAGAGCAGGAGGCTGGAAGCATGACCAAGATGGGTAAGTTTACTCACTTATCCTCCAGTTCTTACTCCAGTTCTTGTGGGTATATGTTGcctttttgacttttttgtgtgtgtttttgcaacttCTAGATCTTGAATCTGGTGAATCACACAGAAATGGTGTCTCCCACAACAGGAGACACTCCACTGATGCTCTGTCATGCAAAAATAAAGGTCAGAACAGCTTTAGTccacaaaaaaaacctgtgttGGGCCTCAATGCTTGTTTTATTTAGCAACGCTTTTTGTCATAGACTGATCAACATGTGGACAACCCCAGAAGTGTAAAAGCTCACTGAGGAGccaaatattttaaagtttgcttttctttcccCCAGTGGCTCTGCAGAGTTCTTCACCCATGGTGGCTACTCAGGAGGTAAAGGAGGAGACTCCTGTTGATGAACCAAACAtgtctgatggaggtttctacTGTGAGTGGTCACCTTCTTCTGCTTGCCCCCCACCACAAGGTGTTGGGGGGCAAGCCTCAGAGAATGAGCAGGACCTGGGTGTCCTCTGCCAGACCAACACACCCATGTAAGCTCAGTTTTTACTGCAAATACAAGATTGGATTGAGTCCTTGTAATTCATATGTAATTGAtgtagtttttatgttttagttCTCTAATGTGAGGTGTTGGATATCTCACATCTTTTTCTCTAAAAATAGCAGTCATAGATTTCATTAACCCCGGGGCTGATGTCTACGGCTCTTCAGGCAGAAGAATATAACTAATTTTTGATATgtgtactgaaaaaaaaagccctggcAAGAATAACTTGCAAGACATTTAATTTTAGAATACACAGATAAAAACATGTGTCTCATTTAAAAATGGCTCATAGTAGGCTGTCAAAGATGCCTGAATCATGTCTGTGGTCACAGCTACATGTACactttgtagtttttttctttctgaaagagttctgtttttctaccaTTTTTCCTTATTCATTCATATATTAAATGATGTAGGACATacactgctcattttttttttttttttaaagaacactttttaatcagagtgtagcatcaagtcagtaAAACTTATTAAAGCATATTGATCTGGTTAGTTAAGTAGCAGCTGCTACTTAactaatcagtttcagctgctttggtgtaaatcaaattaacaacaggcgcgctagaggggcaacaatgagacaacacccataacaggaatggttttacaggtggaggccactcacatttttttcctccatttattttctgactgctttttcactagttttgcatttggctggggtcagtgtcactgctggtataCTTCGGTGATACTTGGACTCTatagaggttgcacaggtagtccaggaCGGCACATCAATGCGGCCAttgtcagaaggtttgctgtgtctcccagcacggtttcaagagcatggaggagattacaggagacaggaagttactctaggagagctggacagggccatagaaggtccttaacccatcagcaggaccagtatttGCTCCTTTGTGGAAAGagaaacaggatgagcactgccagagctacaaaataacctccagcaggtcactgctgtgaatgtctctggacaaacaatcagaaacaaactTCGTGAGCGTGACCTGAGGGCCGACggcctctagtgggccctgtgctcactgcctggcactgtggagcccgactggcatttgccatagaataccagaactggcagctccaccactggcaccctgtgcttttcacaaatgagagcaggttcaccctgagcacacatgacaaatgtggaagagtctggagaagccgtggagaacgttatgctgcctgtaacaccgtttggtggtgggtcagttaTGGTCTGGGGTGGCATAACCGttatctcattaggagcatgccctgatgtTGTCAAGCATGGGGTGGCCACACAAATTACTTAGTACCAGTTTTGATTTGCTGCAATTaattttcagcaaaatggactagcctgctgcatcatttttttttcactttgatttacGGGGTGTCATTTTCATTCATATCATCACCTTCCATCACTTGCCATccaatgatgtggcatcctttcgtTCCTAACACATTCAGTCCATATCATTatagatctgatgtgttttcaaagtgttcctgtTTATTTAATTCTTTGAATTCTGACACACGTAAGCTTAAAGTCTCTCTCTGAGCAGCTTTATACATACTTACTGTGTTAAAAATGAATCAATAGTTTATATTCTCACACACAGTTGATATCCTCAGTTGCTCTGTATcatctgtgtgtgcttgtttgcaGATTGACCTCAGCAGTAGCGGAGCACAGGCGGTCGGTGCGTCCGTCCCGTCGAACTCAAGGCTCCAGAAACCCTCTGAGGGCTCTCGCAGCCAGAGACGACATCAGGCAGGACTTCATGGGAGAGAGAGTCAATTCATCGGCTCAGGAGAGGATCCAAGCAGATAAAGGTAAGTCGCTTTAtgttgttttcttccttttctttttactttgccTTCTTTTATTGTTCCTCAGCTGCctgatattgtgttttttgttctctctACAGAGTCTAAGAACTCATCTGTGGCAGATTCATGCCCCTTCAGATCTGAAGAGTCCTCCTCAGGTGCAGAGACGGCTCAGTCTTACCCTCCCTTCAGCAGCCTGATGCTAATTCACATCAAAGGTTAGGAAAGGTTTGGCTCATCTGCGTGATCTGTTTGTGGTGTTTATATTAACCAGCGCCTGTGATGACAGGTAGGCAGCATGTCCAGGTCCGCCTGGTTGAGCCCTCAGTGCAGTCGCTGAACAGCGGAGACTGCTTCCTGCTGGTCACTCCGGAGCATTGCATCCTGTGGAGTGGAGAGTTTGCCAGTGGACAAGAAAAAGCAAAGGTGCCAACAATATTATTGAGCAATGAATAACATGTATGATACATTAAGTTACAGGGCAAGGGTAAAGAGGGAGAtgatataatacaaaatatgaaaaaaggattaaaaaattatttcccATTGTTTGATTTGCACACCCAAATGTCAGGAACCATCTGTGCATCTGTTAAATGCTGCAACATACTCCTCTTAGAAAGTTACAGTGGAAATGATGTAATCATTTCATACATATACCAATGAGTGTTTTACATTTCTGGACAACAAATGTGTCTGTAACACAGTAGAACTCAAAAcctttttcccctcctcctaGGCCTCTGAGCTGGCTTTAATCATCCAGAGCCAGAGGGACCTTGGCTGTTTGGCCTCCCAAGTTGTCCACCTGGAGGAGGGCCTGAACTCTGACAGCAGTGTGGCTGCAGACTTCTGGAGCCTTCTGGGAGGAAGAACACAGTACCGAGGTTGGACTTAAAACATGTACCTTTCATATAtctcagaaaaacacatttggtgTGAACACAAAGGGATAGAACAGCCATCTTTCTgccttttaattcttttttttttttttccatccagtgtGACTTGAAAGGCTGCAACAAGAGTAAAATGagcatttaaaagcattttgtttttcttttcctcacagGAGCTGGTGCACCAGAGGAGGATGAGCTCTATGAGCGTGGTGTGGTGGAGTCCAACTGTGTGTACAGGCTGGTGGAGAACAAATTGGTGCCTCATGATCAGGCCTGGGCCTCCATCCCCAGCATCTCCCTGCTGGCCTCTTCTGAGGTCTGAGTCTCAATTCTCTGCTCCCtgatccctttttttttttttttttggtctcccCTGTTCTTCAAATGTTAGattgtaggggaaaaaaaaccttcatCTCTGACACTGTtcatgtgcctctgtcatgtgTGTCCAGGCCCTGGTGTTTGATTTTGGCAGTGAGGTCTATCTGTGGCTTGGACAGGATGTTTCCCTCAGGAAGAGAAATGTTGCTCTCCAGCTGACTCACCAGGTGTGGGTTGGAGCTTATGACTACAGCAACTGTCAAGTAAACCCACTGGATCCCACTCAGTGTAACCCCAGCATTCAGCTGTAAGTCACTGCCGGCAATAAAAATAATTGCATATACTTTATTATACATAATAAAAACTACTCACCACATGAAAGGAGCATTGATAATCAGTCAAATTCAAGTCTTTAAAGggcttcatttcttttatttcaacAGGTTTTCACAGTTTAATGAGGTTTCAGCTTTTAAagtgtgtatatttatatagtgcATGTAAT is drawn from Archocentrus centrarchus isolate MPI-CPG fArcCen1 chromosome 8, fArcCen1, whole genome shotgun sequence and contains these coding sequences:
- the LOC115784525 gene encoding supervillin-like; translation: MENAVLEPRSERIARYKAERRRELAERYGSTEELPSKWVRRDEKNVHEPASQAHGGVLNSDGLSEKVNRRTQGVTNGLEAPVESSCLRRQGCQDSASLLASVEEPVVPHGLDAPQLHTRVSVGQLRSALLQQTESGAQPEKVSFSDAGRATSSLDLAVKLGSEGGRRRPQRYLPSASGGNRKTSERFRTQPITANEMEERSGLLDPENEENSKADVKTDDRAKMSVAAKMSLFKELEKSSAPEASAFLKPRSSSVSHERRNRRGNDHRFLTQPITCEEMVAISAPKPSPPVEVHSVQAEAEDGDESCKLSMSEKLALFNKLSLPGREGAGPADGPPERRRQKGARYRTQPITVEEVSLLQKGPIQLPALGLSPHLTDRQQASSVNLKPSEVRLSQPKPDAGTGLGESGRTQQGPQRYDSEPGLKGILKKSRSAGSEWSTTEASQIDAPHSHEQNGGSFREAVTHGSKDGSETEEISAAPRRDRREASGVEGGSLTAAPWRQRARNRRETIACTPIRASSEQDAPQQEGSCQTKHELSFSSEKNSLDMNGRAKQEEEQKSTRKTNEETAAIKVVQVTAVDPELQETTNHSRSEYHVQEESENPHLENDSPQCWEPVFASVYSISTPQYIMCFNQTNLSFEAQEVSSPTNNQPQPQWRHKAKGVELQMTEVGEMKTQQESKEQEAGSMTKMDLESGESHRNGVSHNRRHSTDALSCKNKVALQSSSPMVATQEVKEETPVDEPNMSDGGFYCEWSPSSACPPPQGVGGQASENEQDLGVLCQTNTPILTSAVAEHRRSVRPSRRTQGSRNPLRALAARDDIRQDFMGERVNSSAQERIQADKESKNSSVADSCPFRSEESSSGAETAQSYPPFSSLMLIHIKGRQHVQVRLVEPSVQSLNSGDCFLLVTPEHCILWSGEFASGQEKAKASELALIIQSQRDLGCLASQVVHLEEGLNSDSSVAADFWSLLGGRTQYRGAGAPEEDELYERGVVESNCVYRLVENKLVPHDQAWASIPSISLLASSEALVFDFGSEVYLWLGQDVSLRKRNVALQLTHQVWVGAYDYSNCQVNPLDPTQCNPSIQLRGEGRPSWALFGVLTEHNETALFREKFLDWMCKIGGREEAASGMDDMQSIPGQSSQPLTSSSDLLSPCDAQALVSGQSLEGDGLVHTVLAGVNVQRGHGVIMLEEGRQMELKTVAVDTWHVQEFDDSEIPVESNGQLYEGDSYVIRWKYSIKTVDDTDSSDECGMDPVPKEKTAFFLWRGRHSSVSGQDTAAFLSIGMRNHEESQVVVPQGKEPPSFLQLFKGGLVVHKGKREEASTNTAGWRLFCVRGELPDEGFLLEVECCCAGLRSRGCVVLLNGQQGVLYLWSGCKSHSSTREVGKRVVEVLSDMCPSELGLSKSSPVKVQVVEEGSEPADFWTALGQMDRKAYDCMLQDPGKYNFTPRLFHLSAASGSFQAEELQSPMQMPGLVMAMPFVQESLYTVPQPALFLLDNHLEVYLWQRGQPEQTESSSAWSLWHHERKCAMQTALQYCKEINQKRPPYAYLILEGAEPLTFTNVFPHWEKSLEPHTQGDAGRAKLTLVQDALAQLMKTQYPLEELLRRPLPEGVDPQRLEVYLSDQDFQTILEMKRDEYASLPSWKQIDLKKSKGLFC